A window from Mycoplasma phocoeninasale encodes these proteins:
- the asnS gene encoding asparagine--tRNA ligase, whose product MTIKQLFLEKEQLKSMTDYQFEGWVVSNRGNDKIRFITLNDGSTIDNLQLVIKGEMIKNKLVDEISLGSSLKIKGKINLTPSAQQPFELVVEFLEVIGNVDEDFPIQKKETSIEFLREIPHLRNRTKLFKAITLVRNSLLFEIHKYFQEHEFINFAAPIITSNDGEGAGETLLVNDETKNYFFKQKAFLGVTGQLHGESYAQAFKRIYTFAPTFRAENSHTSRHLAEFWMIEPEMAFFNLDQTIHLADDLLKTAIRNTTKNYPAEMQFLDSLQDNKLLPTLDKFINTKLQVIDYADALKILEKHKDIFEEKDLYFGVDLASEHEKFLSNEVAKGPIAVINYPKDIKAFYMKQNADGKTVAAFDLLVPGIGELIGGSERENNYSKLVSRLKELNISQEPLQWYLDLRRFGYAPTSGFGVGFERLVMYVTGISNIRDAIPFPRVPGQIKM is encoded by the coding sequence ATGACAATAAAACAGCTATTTTTAGAAAAAGAACAGTTGAAAAGCATGACTGATTATCAATTTGAGGGGTGAGTAGTATCAAATCGTGGAAATGATAAGATTCGTTTCATTACTTTAAATGATGGAAGTACAATCGATAATTTACAGTTAGTAATAAAAGGTGAAATGATTAAGAATAAATTAGTGGACGAAATTTCACTAGGTTCATCATTAAAAATTAAAGGTAAAATAAACTTAACTCCAAGCGCTCAACAACCATTTGAGCTTGTAGTTGAATTTCTTGAAGTTATTGGCAATGTTGACGAAGATTTTCCAATTCAAAAAAAAGAAACCTCAATCGAATTTTTAAGGGAAATCCCGCATCTTAGAAACCGCACTAAATTATTTAAAGCTATCACTCTAGTTAGAAATTCACTTTTATTTGAAATTCACAAATACTTTCAAGAACATGAATTCATTAATTTTGCAGCTCCAATTATTACTTCAAATGATGGAGAGGGTGCTGGCGAAACTTTATTAGTTAATGACGAAACTAAAAACTACTTTTTTAAACAGAAGGCATTTTTGGGGGTAACTGGACAGCTACATGGCGAATCTTATGCACAGGCTTTCAAGAGAATATACACCTTTGCTCCAACATTCAGAGCTGAAAATTCACACACTTCACGTCATCTAGCGGAATTCTGAATGATTGAACCGGAAATGGCGTTTTTCAACCTTGATCAAACAATTCACTTAGCTGACGACCTACTAAAAACTGCGATTAGAAATACCACTAAAAACTATCCAGCTGAAATGCAATTCCTAGATAGTTTACAAGACAATAAACTTTTACCAACACTTGATAAATTTATTAACACAAAACTACAAGTTATTGACTATGCAGATGCATTGAAAATTTTAGAAAAACATAAAGATATTTTTGAAGAAAAAGATTTATATTTTGGTGTTGATTTAGCATCAGAGCATGAAAAATTTTTATCAAACGAAGTTGCTAAAGGACCAATTGCTGTTATAAACTACCCCAAAGACATTAAGGCTTTCTATATGAAACAAAATGCTGATGGCAAAACCGTAGCAGCATTTGACTTGCTTGTTCCAGGCATTGGCGAATTAATTGGTGGTAGTGAAAGAGAAAATAACTACAGCAAGCTAGTATCTCGACTAAAAGAGTTAAACATTTCACAAGAACCTCTACAATGGTATTTAGATCTAAGAAGATTTGGTTATGCCCCAACCAGTGGCTTTGGTGTTGGTTTTGAAAGACTTGTTATGTATGTAACTGGGATTTCAAACATTCGTGATGCTATTCCTTTTCCAAGAGTTCCCGGACAAATAAAGATGTAA
- a CDS encoding glycosyltransferase family 2 protein, which produces MKSPLTIIVPIYKPTISIDDIFHNLLKQKDQNFKIVITIDKPSEYDLDAIAKLQMKLKNRISLIINTSHQHITSVLKQAMEYVKTEYTYVLYSYTKIKSGFIKNFNEFISGCATKPDFIEVLSSCKGIVEHKLYGSHFSTNKVIELKNDLSPFAYAIPFAFAAIMKTEIFRSICEDTKLKNANLQYTPYYTFSGLILSKTFAFINTTWVSDHNNNILLLNPKSINKTWTVIETLGSELNENTKIALEFAKYLNFNYFIAGYLGSAKFKRKSQSAKSLKNLKMALFDLINEIGWNEKNKSLNLIQKLNLTQLKDLASDISSWNLIFKKISWD; this is translated from the coding sequence ATGAAATCACCATTAACAATTATTGTTCCGATCTATAAACCAACTATTTCAATTGACGATATTTTCCATAACCTTCTCAAACAAAAAGATCAAAATTTCAAAATTGTAATTACTATTGACAAACCATCTGAGTACGACTTGGATGCAATAGCAAAATTACAAATGAAACTAAAAAATCGCATTAGTTTAATTATTAATACTTCGCACCAACATATTACAAGTGTTCTTAAACAGGCAATGGAATATGTAAAAACTGAATACACTTATGTTTTATATTCATACACCAAAATCAAAAGTGGATTTATTAAGAATTTTAATGAATTTATTAGCGGCTGTGCTACAAAACCAGATTTCATCGAAGTGCTTAGTTCATGCAAAGGAATTGTTGAACATAAACTATATGGTTCGCACTTCAGCACTAATAAAGTTATTGAGCTAAAAAATGATTTATCGCCTTTTGCTTACGCCATTCCATTTGCCTTTGCCGCCATTATGAAAACTGAAATTTTTAGAAGTATTTGTGAAGATACTAAGTTAAAAAATGCCAATTTGCAGTACACACCATACTACACCTTTAGTGGTTTAATTTTGTCCAAAACCTTTGCTTTTATTAACACAACATGAGTGTCAGATCATAACAATAATATTCTTTTGCTTAATCCAAAGTCAATCAATAAAACCTGAACAGTTATTGAAACCCTTGGCAGTGAATTAAATGAAAACACCAAAATTGCTTTAGAATTCGCAAAATACTTAAACTTTAATTATTTTATTGCAGGCTATCTAGGGTCGGCTAAATTTAAAAGAAAAAGTCAAAGTGCTAAATCACTTAAAAATCTAAAAATGGCTCTCTTTGATTTGATTAATGAAATTGGCTGAAATGAAAAAAATAAAAGCCTTAATTTAATTCAAAAACTTAATTTAACTCAGCTGAAAGATTTAGCTAGTGACATTTCTAGCTGAAATTTAATATTTAAAAAAATCTCATGGGATTAA
- the ybeY gene encoding rRNA maturation RNase YbeY, protein MNKLMFKNRSFYRFNFLGEFIKILEEAKLEFLSKKDLHVDVLFVTRWKMKKLNYQYRQKNYTTDILSFPFNEEHELDFLDERELGQIIISPWKIKQQAKKFNHSLKREFCYIFAHGIAHLFGFDHITEDEAKVMNGHVDNIMKKLKISRENS, encoded by the coding sequence ATGAATAAATTAATGTTTAAAAATAGGAGTTTTTATCGCTTCAATTTTCTGGGAGAATTTATTAAGATTTTAGAAGAAGCTAAACTCGAATTTTTATCCAAAAAAGATTTACATGTGGATGTCCTATTTGTCACTCGTTGAAAGATGAAAAAATTAAATTATCAATACCGGCAAAAGAACTACACAACTGATATCTTAAGTTTTCCATTTAATGAAGAACATGAACTTGACTTTCTAGATGAAAGAGAATTGGGACAAATTATTATCTCCCCATGAAAGATAAAACAACAAGCCAAAAAATTTAATCATAGTTTAAAAAGGGAATTTTGTTATATATTCGCGCATGGCATCGCACATTTATTTGGTTTCGACCATATCACTGAAGATGAAGCAAAAGTAATGAATGGTCATGTTGATAATATTATGAAGAAATTAAAAATTAGTAGAGAAAATAGTTAA
- a CDS encoding ABC transporter ATP-binding protein: MENKMKKNNGQDIPIIELVDIVKEYDDKTVLDNVNLSINKGEFITLLGPSGSGKTTILRIIGGFEWVTRGEVKFDGKDIKDLSPHKRDVSTIFQDYALFPHLNVENNIKYGLRLKRIPRENIPKSFSAKLKVQQKKWAKKAQTEMKNLDKTMEQYENFLLSNKLSEKKKDKYQSWIDDMDFKYSYWENFVDLKTESFEKRYLTRPITNTEMDREVKQIMKLVGLEGNEKKNVNFLSGGMKQRVALARSLVIEPQILLLDEPLSALDAKIREKMQTLLRDIQRKLKLTFIFVTHDRNEALELSDRIAVIRDGQVEQFTTPHELYDYPINKWVANFIGNSNFFDGQFIKANKVKFMNKTYETIHDEFQVDEEVDVLIRPEDITITRSKNNAKMAGTIVKSTYGGSYYTYEIKVKDKIIVVETSTKHEVDKDVYLNWSVDSIHLMKKDLKLKAEEEADGNVDENI; the protein is encoded by the coding sequence ATGGAAAATAAAATGAAAAAAAATAATGGCCAAGACATCCCAATCATTGAGCTTGTCGATATTGTTAAAGAATATGATGACAAAACCGTTTTAGATAATGTTAATCTGTCAATTAACAAAGGCGAATTTATCACCTTGCTAGGTCCTTCTGGCTCAGGAAAAACTACTATTTTAAGAATTATTGGTGGTTTTGAATGAGTAACAAGGGGGGAAGTAAAATTTGATGGTAAAGATATCAAAGATTTAAGCCCCCACAAAAGAGATGTTTCAACAATCTTTCAAGATTATGCGCTCTTTCCACATCTGAACGTAGAAAACAATATTAAATATGGATTAAGATTAAAAAGAATTCCTCGCGAAAATATTCCTAAATCCTTTTCTGCTAAGTTAAAAGTTCAACAAAAAAAATGAGCTAAAAAGGCACAAACTGAGATGAAAAATCTTGATAAAACCATGGAACAGTACGAGAACTTTCTTCTAAGTAATAAACTATCTGAGAAAAAGAAAGATAAATACCAATCATGAATTGATGATATGGACTTCAAATATTCATACTGAGAAAATTTCGTTGACCTAAAAACAGAATCATTTGAAAAAAGATATTTAACTCGTCCAATAACTAACACAGAAATGGACAGAGAAGTCAAGCAGATTATGAAACTGGTAGGTCTTGAAGGCAATGAAAAGAAAAATGTTAATTTCTTATCAGGTGGAATGAAGCAAAGAGTTGCTCTCGCAAGATCTTTAGTAATTGAGCCACAGATTCTTTTATTAGATGAACCACTAAGTGCTCTTGACGCTAAGATTAGAGAAAAAATGCAAACCTTATTGCGTGATATTCAAAGAAAATTAAAACTAACTTTTATTTTTGTTACTCACGACAGAAATGAAGCACTAGAATTAAGCGATAGAATTGCTGTTATTAGAGATGGACAAGTTGAACAATTTACTACTCCACATGAACTTTATGATTATCCAATTAATAAATGGGTAGCAAACTTCATTGGTAATTCAAACTTTTTTGATGGCCAATTTATAAAAGCCAACAAGGTTAAATTTATGAATAAAACCTATGAAACTATTCATGATGAATTTCAAGTTGATGAAGAAGTAGATGTTTTAATAAGACCGGAGGATATTACAATTACAAGGTCAAAAAATAATGCTAAGATGGCCGGAACAATTGTTAAATCAACATACGGTGGTAGCTACTACACCTATGAAATTAAAGTCAAAGACAAGATAATTGTTGTTGAAACTTCAACAAAACATGAAGTTGACAAAGATGTATATTTAAACTGAAGCGTTGATTCTATTCACTTAATGAAGAAGGATTTAAAATTAAAAGCTGAAGAAGAAGCGGATGGTAATGTCGATGAAAATATCTAG
- a CDS encoding RDD family protein: protein MLNIFWIIIPILFQGQTIGMMICKIKIIPQEAKTKLSRAIFDRQRLFAFTWMIIFALFIIFVSPELFIKAAKINRNSGKLETLERVFVLIPTALASFATFAEIFLVISNVKESRIGINDNLSNTYTVWKNRFDKSEEIQEIKAIIKPKIRELPNLKYEN, encoded by the coding sequence ATGTTAAATATTTTTTGAATAATTATTCCAATATTATTTCAGGGACAAACTATTGGTATGATGATTTGTAAAATCAAAATCATTCCACAAGAAGCTAAAACCAAACTAAGCCGAGCAATTTTTGATAGACAAAGATTATTTGCCTTTACATGGATGATCATTTTCGCTTTATTCATTATCTTTGTATCACCAGAATTATTCATAAAAGCTGCGAAAATCAATAGAAATAGTGGCAAGTTAGAAACGCTTGAGAGGGTTTTTGTGCTAATTCCCACCGCTTTAGCCTCATTTGCGACATTTGCTGAAATTTTTTTGGTCATTAGCAACGTAAAGGAGAGTCGAATTGGTATTAATGATAACCTATCAAACACCTATACCGTTTGAAAAAATAGATTCGATAAATCTGAAGAAATTCAAGAAATTAAAGCAATTATTAAGCCAAAAATACGAGAACTACCCAATCTAAAATACGAAAATTAA
- the era gene encoding GTPase Era has protein sequence MKKICIVSLVGRPNVGKSTILNTLLDYDLSIVSKVAQTTRDQIRGIYNDEDYQLIFIDTPGIHKAEHLISEKLNSKSYATFNEADLVLFVTPANEEIGKGDKFIIEKINNEHITNKIAVISKIDLENNMETLSQKAMQLKDLGFEKILGVGKTYTNTYRDLINEIKKFAYDSEPFYDEDQLSDVSLRFMAKEIIRESAIKNLYEELPHSIAVEIDEFREPKEENGTYVINATIYVKKESQKMIVIGKGGSLIKKISMISRKKMETLFQNKIYLTIRVKLNENWVDNESKINKLGY, from the coding sequence ATGAAAAAAATTTGTATCGTGTCGCTAGTTGGAAGACCTAATGTGGGAAAAAGCACCATTTTAAATACATTACTTGATTATGATCTTTCAATTGTTAGCAAAGTAGCACAAACAACAAGAGATCAAATCCGTGGAATATATAATGATGAGGACTATCAATTGATATTTATTGATACTCCCGGAATTCATAAAGCTGAGCATTTAATATCAGAAAAATTAAATAGCAAATCATATGCCACCTTTAATGAAGCTGATTTGGTTTTATTTGTTACTCCAGCTAATGAAGAAATCGGAAAAGGTGATAAATTTATCATTGAAAAAATTAATAATGAACACATAACTAATAAAATTGCTGTTATTTCAAAAATTGATCTAGAAAATAACATGGAAACATTAAGCCAAAAAGCTATGCAACTTAAAGATCTAGGATTTGAAAAGATATTAGGTGTTGGTAAAACCTATACTAATACTTACCGTGATCTGATTAACGAAATTAAAAAATTTGCATATGATTCAGAACCTTTTTATGATGAAGACCAACTAAGTGATGTATCACTTCGTTTTATGGCAAAAGAAATCATCCGTGAAAGCGCAATTAAAAATCTATATGAAGAACTACCACACTCAATCGCAGTAGAAATTGATGAGTTTAGAGAACCTAAAGAAGAAAACGGTACTTATGTAATAAATGCTACAATCTATGTTAAGAAAGAATCACAAAAAATGATTGTTATTGGAAAAGGTGGATCACTTATCAAAAAAATATCAATGATTTCAAGAAAGAAAATGGAAACACTATTCCAAAATAAAATATATTTGACAATACGGGTTAAATTAAATGAAAACTGGGTGGATAATGAAAGCAAAATCAACAAATTAGGTTATTAA
- a CDS encoding ABC transporter permease: MSKFKSVLKHSYIIVILACLYIPIIFGTIYSFNAPSDKGIFSVTTWNRFSYAAYVELFSKSHALAFVNSFLLGLATSILVITLSLITVFSLWRHKNKTARTFVQSTSNVPLINPDVITGLTLAIVLNLIFLGTLKATNEGFFRAIIGHTVMTLPYGILIMLPKSDKFSKSIFESSQDLGYSKIRTWFKTYFVYMLGSIGFTFVITIALSFDDFIITRIVSNTETLGTQLYEGQFQAWSLGIGAISLLVVILANTIYIATKGSRIVKMKKLAQLNLKGNAKKSHLNR; the protein is encoded by the coding sequence ATGAGTAAATTTAAAAGTGTTCTAAAACATTCATATATTATTGTTATTCTTGCCTGTCTTTACATACCAATAATTTTTGGAACCATTTATAGTTTCAATGCTCCATCGGATAAAGGAATATTTTCCGTTACAACATGAAATAGATTTTCATATGCGGCCTATGTTGAACTATTTTCAAAATCTCATGCACTAGCATTTGTTAACTCTTTTCTGTTAGGATTAGCAACTTCAATTTTAGTAATCACCCTTTCGCTAATCACTGTCTTTTCGCTATGAAGACATAAAAATAAAACCGCAAGAACTTTTGTTCAATCAACATCTAATGTGCCACTAATTAACCCTGATGTAATTACTGGACTAACTCTTGCTATTGTTTTAAATTTAATTTTCTTAGGAACCCTTAAAGCAACAAATGAAGGATTTTTTAGGGCAATTATTGGCCACACTGTCATGACCTTGCCTTATGGAATTCTAATTATGTTACCAAAAAGTGACAAATTCTCTAAAAGTATTTTTGAATCAAGTCAAGATCTTGGATATTCAAAAATTAGAACTTGATTCAAAACTTATTTTGTTTACATGTTAGGATCAATTGGTTTTACTTTCGTTATTACTATTGCCTTATCATTTGATGATTTTATTATTACCAGAATTGTTTCTAACACTGAAACTCTCGGAACGCAGTTATATGAAGGTCAGTTTCAAGCATGATCGCTTGGAATTGGAGCAATATCACTCTTAGTGGTAATATTAGCAAATACAATTTATATCGCCACCAAAGGTTCAAGAATTGTTAAAATGAAAAAATTAGCCCAACTAAATTTAAAAGGAAATGCAAAAAAATCGCATTTAAATAGGTAA
- a CDS encoding ABC transporter permease: MKISSLNKIKKRKFNFLNGMSKFQLTVLIPYIIFAILFIVLPMILIFIYALKPIDDQVRLENWEIVAKPSTWLIILRSLWTGLIAATAALIVGFPYAYIVAKSKSIIFKTLALSLILSPLAIFTISKALAVRGLFSAIFDENHLNNNAFIIFGMVYLFLPFMIMPLYQVIKDMPNNILEASEDLGYSKFKTLFKVILPYCSRAILSGFGIVLMIAATSIIISDKLLPNGSQKQLIGNLINQFANTANPFDLANASSLVIITLLVLLAIYGLIYGIPYIIAKRKQGGIYE; encoded by the coding sequence ATGAAAATATCTAGCTTAAACAAAATTAAAAAAAGAAAATTTAACTTCTTAAATGGAATGAGTAAATTCCAACTAACAGTTTTAATCCCTTACATTATCTTTGCAATACTTTTTATTGTTCTTCCCATGATTTTAATTTTTATCTATGCTCTAAAGCCAATTGACGATCAAGTAAGATTAGAGAACTGAGAAATCGTTGCAAAACCTTCAACATGATTAATCATTCTTAGATCACTGTGAACTGGTTTAATTGCCGCCACAGCAGCCCTAATTGTTGGTTTTCCTTATGCCTATATTGTTGCTAAGTCAAAATCAATAATCTTCAAAACTTTGGCGCTAAGCTTAATTTTAAGTCCCCTTGCTATCTTTACGATTTCAAAAGCACTTGCAGTACGTGGACTATTCTCAGCAATCTTTGATGAAAATCATCTAAACAATAACGCATTTATTATTTTTGGTATGGTTTATCTATTTTTACCATTTATGATTATGCCACTATATCAAGTAATAAAAGATATGCCCAATAATATTTTAGAAGCATCAGAGGACCTTGGATATTCAAAATTTAAAACTCTATTCAAGGTGATTCTTCCTTACTGTTCTAGAGCTATTCTAAGTGGCTTTGGAATTGTGCTTATGATTGCGGCCACATCAATTATTATTTCTGATAAACTTCTACCTAATGGTAGTCAAAAACAGCTAATAGGAAATTTAATTAATCAATTTGCTAATACTGCTAACCCATTTGATTTAGCCAATGCTTCATCATTAGTTATTATTACTCTTTTGGTGCTATTAGCTATTTATGGACTAATCTACGGAATTCCTTACATTATTGCCAAAAGAAAACAAGGAGGTATATATGAGTAA
- a CDS encoding ATP-dependent helicase, whose amino-acid sequence MINLDILNEQQKAAVMYNEGPLRIIAGAGSGKTKVLTHKIAYLIENERISPEKILALTFSNKAANEMKQRVFQLLANMDVEGNPTISTFHAMCAKILRSEIHNFGYSNDFQILDELDQKEVLKIVYSELNISSTEYTYSSIISFIQNKKNEIENFEEKNNKNIEETDDKVAKTKEIIYQQYQIHLQRSRSLDFDDLLVFVYRLFYDPRFKKVADKWKKKYEYVLIDEFQDTSVLQYMIMKKIATTPYLTIVGDPDQTIYSWRNADINIIMNFDKDFSNALTIKLEENYRSTKSILKVANNLISHNKLRLDKKLFTKNEEGEDIEFYCGFSDEAEARWIANKISNLKRNRVQLKNIAILYRINSYSRAIEEALIRENSIYKIFGSIKFYQREEIKDALAYLRVIHDGSEISLLRIINKPSRKIGNITIDKLLAFARNKNMDLFSCLQSNFEEIQTKLRISVDTLKNIASLINEIRWAKRAIQQNSIHLTLKELIFNRLKYFEEIKKSEEEYEARVENFMSLIDAIENWEKKHPKGTIDEYLQEITLITDRDVEDDAVSFVSLMTVHNAKGLEFDYVFIAGLSENIFPLRRAILLSPQKDFIYLKKMDNKQEENFEGLEEERRLAYVAMTRAKKKLFLSFSVGKSGINTKSRFLDEAGIHENKSIRIANNFSIAQENKNNDNLIIGDYITHKTYGKGLIINMVDEIIEVQFEIDKKIKKLAKHHPAIKKWEEDEQ is encoded by the coding sequence ATGATTAATTTAGATATTCTAAATGAACAGCAAAAAGCTGCCGTTATGTACAATGAAGGTCCGCTTAGAATTATAGCCGGAGCCGGATCCGGGAAGACCAAGGTTCTGACTCATAAGATTGCTTATTTAATTGAAAATGAAAGAATATCGCCAGAAAAAATATTAGCCTTAACATTTTCCAACAAAGCAGCCAATGAAATGAAACAAAGAGTATTTCAATTATTAGCAAATATGGACGTAGAAGGCAATCCGACTATTTCAACATTTCATGCCATGTGTGCCAAAATTTTAAGAAGTGAAATCCACAATTTTGGATATAGTAATGATTTTCAAATCTTAGATGAACTTGATCAAAAAGAAGTTTTAAAAATCGTATATAGTGAATTAAACATTTCAAGTACAGAATATACATACTCTTCAATAATTAGTTTTATTCAAAATAAAAAAAATGAAATTGAGAACTTTGAAGAAAAAAACAATAAAAATATTGAAGAAACCGATGATAAGGTTGCTAAAACCAAAGAAATAATTTATCAACAATACCAAATTCATCTACAAAGATCGCGTTCTTTGGATTTTGACGATTTACTAGTTTTTGTTTATCGTTTGTTTTATGATCCTAGATTTAAAAAAGTTGCTGATAAATGAAAAAAGAAGTATGAATATGTGTTAATTGATGAATTTCAGGATACAAGTGTTCTGCAATATATGATTATGAAAAAAATTGCCACCACGCCGTATTTAACAATTGTTGGTGACCCAGACCAAACTATTTATTCGTGAAGAAATGCTGATATTAACATTATCATGAACTTCGACAAAGATTTTTCAAATGCCCTAACAATTAAATTGGAAGAGAATTATCGTTCAACTAAATCCATCCTAAAAGTTGCTAATAATTTAATTTCTCATAATAAATTAAGACTAGACAAAAAACTATTCACAAAAAACGAAGAAGGTGAAGATATTGAATTTTATTGTGGATTTAGTGATGAAGCAGAAGCTAGATGAATTGCCAACAAAATCTCCAATCTAAAAAGAAATCGAGTACAACTAAAAAACATCGCAATTTTATACCGGATTAATAGCTACTCGCGAGCAATTGAAGAAGCTCTAATAAGAGAAAATAGCATTTATAAAATCTTTGGTTCAATTAAATTCTATCAACGCGAAGAGATAAAAGACGCCTTAGCCTATTTAAGGGTTATTCATGATGGAAGTGAAATATCATTACTTAGAATCATTAATAAACCTTCAAGAAAAATTGGCAACATAACTATTGATAAGCTTCTTGCTTTTGCGAGAAACAAAAATATGGATTTATTTAGTTGTTTACAAAGTAATTTTGAAGAAATACAAACTAAGTTAAGAATATCGGTGGATACGCTAAAAAATATTGCTAGCTTAATTAATGAAATTAGATGAGCAAAGCGAGCAATCCAACAAAATTCAATTCATCTAACCTTAAAAGAATTAATTTTTAATCGCCTTAAATATTTTGAAGAAATTAAAAAATCAGAAGAAGAATATGAAGCCAGAGTTGAAAACTTTATGAGTTTAATTGATGCTATTGAAAATTGAGAGAAAAAACACCCCAAGGGAACAATTGATGAATATCTACAAGAAATTACTTTAATTACTGATCGCGACGTTGAAGATGATGCCGTTAGTTTTGTCTCGCTGATGACAGTCCACAATGCAAAAGGGTTGGAATTTGATTATGTATTTATAGCTGGACTTTCAGAAAATATCTTCCCTTTACGCAGGGCAATTTTACTTTCACCTCAAAAAGACTTTATTTACCTAAAAAAAATGGATAATAAACAAGAAGAAAATTTTGAAGGTTTGGAAGAAGAAAGACGTCTTGCTTATGTCGCCATGACAAGAGCTAAGAAAAAATTATTTCTTTCATTTTCTGTTGGCAAAAGTGGAATTAACACAAAAAGTCGCTTTTTAGATGAGGCGGGAATTCACGAAAATAAATCTATTCGCATTGCCAATAATTTCTCGATTGCACAGGAAAATAAAAATAATGATAATTTAATTATCGGCGATTATATAACACACAAAACATATGGTAAGGGTTTAATTATAAATATGGTTGATGAAATTATTGAAGTTCAATTTGAAATCGATAAAAAGATAAAGAAACTCGCTAAACATCATCCAGCCATAAAGAAGTGGGAGGAAGATGAACAGTAG